A window of Panicum virgatum strain AP13 chromosome 8K, P.virgatum_v5, whole genome shotgun sequence contains these coding sequences:
- the LOC120643665 gene encoding uncharacterized protein LOC120643665, translated as MFARRLLGVQPTSHGVLPRSLAPLAPSPPCYGAAARRHFHQLQEEEDDEWEESERGESRAVKVTVWWDLQRCRLPRRVDPRCLGARVTTALRRAGIRGPVEITAFGDATRIPTAEQEALADTGVALSHVPSSGKDGSYRSLMPDIVSWIGQNPPPAHFLLISGDEDFASILHRLRMSNYNVLLSCPDAGSKMLRSAATFLWPWEPLVTGVDLEPKYINQPPDGLSSWYGQYREYGHDLLLKPKKSMALQWNAKEHKVPKSVVIGIKQVLDFYPEGISVSNLRLQLFRINVFIDKGYFGFKKFSTLLKAMPDVVKLIDPLPGDDQLTVVGVFKSSVESSEQSSFNGMDAAQSSIIEEKHHYESESEVLSSLFDQPSLSELPSCMEKKTLETEAPSSPSEQLCSDHRKAPGLTELAEPPSNNLQADVTLTEDVPSPPSDATSVGQGNAAAVDLVNKTEPVNHMEPDKVDAAGTPSSSEAQGNISNKRGLFGCISSLWNGRNA; from the exons ATGttcgcccgccgcctcctcggcgTCCAACCCACCAGCCACGGCGTCCTCCCCCGCAGCTTGGCTCCcctcgccccctcccctccctgctacggcgccgccgcgcggcgccaCTTCCACCagctgcaggaggaggaggatgacgagTGGGAGGAGAGCGAGCGGGGGGAGTCCAGGGCTGTGAAGGTGACGGTGTGGTGGGACCTGCAGAGgtgccgcctccctcgccgcgtcGACCCGCGCTGCCTCGGCGCGCGCGTCACTACGGCGCTGCGGCGCGCCGGCATCCGCGGGCCCGTCGAGATCACCGCCTTCGGCGACGCCACCCGCATCCCCACCGCCGAGCAGGAGGCGCTCGCCGACACCGGCGTCGCCTTGTCGCACGTCCCTTCCA GTGGAAAGGATGGTTCTTACAGATCATTAATGCCTGATATTGTCTCTTGGATTGGTCAGAACCCTCCGCCAGCCCATTTCCTCCTTATATCTGGGGATGAAGACTTTGCAAGCATTTTGCATCGTCTTCGGATGAGCAATTATAATGTATTGCTCTCTTGCCCTGATGCTGGCTCCAAGATGTTACGCAGTGCAGCGACATTTTTGTGGCCATGGGAACCTCTAGTCACAGGGGTGGATCTCGAACCCAAATATATTAATCAACCACCAGATGGTTTATCTTCTTGGTATGGTCAGTACAGGGAATATGGTCATGACCTTCTGTTGAAACCAAAGAAAAGCATGGCTTTACAATGGAATGCCAAGGAACATAAAGTCCCCAAATCTGTTGTCATTGGGATTAAACAAGTACTGGACTTTTACCCTGAAGGGATCAGTGTGTCCAATCTTCGACTGCAGCTTTTCAGGATCAATGTGTTTATTGATAAAGGATATTTTGGCTTCAAAAAGTTTTCTACCCTTCTCAAAGCTATGCCTGATGTTGTAAAACTTATAGACCCTCTACCAGGTGATGACCAGCTTACTGTGGTTGGGGTTTTCAAGAGTTCAGTAGAGTCTTCTGAGCAAAGTAGTTTCAACGGAATGGATGCTGCTCAAAGTAGCATTATTGAGGAAAAACACCACTATGAAAGTGAAAGTGAGGTGCTGTCATCATTGTTTGACCAGCCTTCCTTGTCAGAATTACCATCATGTATGGAAAAGAAGACTCTGGAAACTGAAGCCCCATCCTCCCCATCAGAACAATTATGTAGTGACCATAGGAAAGCTCCTGGACTAACTGAACTAGCAGAGCCACCTTCCAACAATCTGCAAGCTGATGTTACTCTGACGGAGGATGTTCCATCACCACCATCTGATGCAACATCTGTAGGTCAAGGGAATGCTGCAGCTGTTGATCTCGTTAACAAAACAGAACCAGTCAACCATATGGAACCTGATAAGGTGGACGCTGCTGGCACTCCTTCCTCATCAGAGGCGCAAGGTAATATCAGCAATAAAAGGGgactatttggatgcatatcATCTCTATGGAATGGCCGAAACGCTTAG